The Syngnathoides biaculeatus isolate LvHL_M chromosome 6, ASM1980259v1, whole genome shotgun sequence genome has a window encoding:
- the LOC133501971 gene encoding uncharacterized protein LOC133501971 — protein sequence MGESLASFVPPSALSLPDHHNAAGTASPLRLSSSLVGPLAPPPTHPPFAPPAGRGKHSREQVKHAQANSQSSLFLPVRRSSSSSSTVSFAGCRLARTSSSGGGGGRTGARFLRVATASRAPAASPLRFLPDLRRGRASGSHRCAAVPGSSPGRDHVTRVPGRGRQRLATSRQAHGRVSRILFSPLAPCAPPPSSSSSSFRAAEVFDARRGALSRNSCLSRRSTPRGGTCELASCSDAKQPGRFIHFWTILVDFGSLYLLSFSEKPLMKPGVSCSVRLIGPSLLEALAAGD from the exons ATGGGTGAATCTCTTGCCAGCTTTGTGCCTCCGTCAGCTCTCAGCCTGCCCGACCATCACAATGCCGCCG GAACCGCCTCCCCCCTTCGTCTGTCCTCCTCGCTGGTTGGACCACTCgctcccccacccacccacccacccttCGCCCCTCCCGCCGGCCGCGGAAAACATTCCCGGGAGCAAGTCAAACACGCACAAGCCAACTCGCAGTCGAGTTTGTTCCTTCCCGTTcgccgctcctcctcctcatcatccacCGTCTCGTTTGCCGGCTGCCGACTCGCGCGCaccagcagcagcggcggcggtggtggtcGCACCGGAGCTCGGTTTCTTCGCGTTGCCACCGCGAGTCGGGCACCCGCCGCCTCTCCGCTCCGCTTCTTACCGGATCTCCGCAGGGGGCGAGCGAGCGGCTCCCACAGGTGTGCCGCGGTTCCAGGAAGCTCACCTGGACGGGACCATGTGACTCGTGTACCTGGGCGTGGAAGGCAACGTTTAGCCACTTCTCGCCAAGCCCACGGGCGCGTTTCTCGAATACTTTTTTCTCCCCTAGCcccgtgcgccccccccccttcctcctcttcctcctccttccgtGCGGCTGAAGTCTTCGATGCACGGCGAGGAGCTTTGAGCAGGAATTCGTGCCTTTCTCGGAGAAGCACACCACGGGGAGGAACATGTGAACTGGCTTCTTGTTCAGACGCGAAACAACCGGGGCGCTTCATCCATTTCTGGACCATACTGGTCGATTTCGGCTCGCTCTACCTTCTCTCTTTCTCCGAg